Proteins encoded by one window of Sus scrofa isolate TJ Tabasco breed Duroc chromosome 12, Sscrofa11.1, whole genome shotgun sequence:
- the RAB34 gene encoding ras-related protein Rab-34 isoform X1, which translates to MNILAPVRRDRVLAELPQCLRKEAALHVRKDFHPRVTCACQEHRTGTVGRFKISKVIVVGDLSVGKTCLINRFCKDTFDKNYKATIGVDFEMERFEVLGVPFSLQLWDTAGQERFKCIASTYYRGAQAIIIVFNLNDVASLEHTKQWLADALKENDPSSVLLFLVGSKKDLSTPAQYVLMEKDALKVAHEMKAEYWAVSSLTGENVREFFFRVAALTFEANVLAELEKSGSRRIGDVVRLNSDDSNLYLTASKKKPACCP; encoded by the exons ATGAACATCCTGGCGCCAGTGCGGAGGGACCGCGTCCTGGCGGAGCTGCCCCAG TGCCTGAGGAAGGAGGCCGCTTTGCACGTGCGCAAAGACTTCCACCCCCGCGTCACCTGCGCCTGCCAGGAGCACCGGACAGGCACCGTGGG CAGATTTAAGATCTCCAAGGTCATTGTGGTGGGGGACCTGTCGGTGGGGAAGACTTGTCTCATTAATAG GTTCTGCAAAGACACGTTTGATAAGAACTATAAGGCCACCATTGGAGTGGACTTTGAGATGGAACGATTTGAGGTGCTGGGCGTCCCCTTCAGTTTGCAGCT ctGGGATACCGCTGGACAGGAGAGGTTCAAATGCATTGCATCAACTTACTACCGTGGCGCTCAAG CCATCATCATTGTCTTCAACCTGAATGATGTGGCCTCCCTGGAACATACCAA GCAGTGGCTAGCGGATGCGCTCAAGGAGAATGACCCTTCCAGTGTGCTTCTCTTTCTCGTGGGCTCCAAGAAGGACCTGAGT ACTCCTGCTCAGTACGTGCTGATGGAGAAGGATGCACTCAAGGTGGCCCACGAGATGAAGGCCGAGTACTGGGCAGTCTCCTCTCTTACGG GTGAAAATGTCCGGGAATTCTTCTTCCGTGTGGCGGCACTGACCTTTGAGGCCAACGTGCTGGctgagctggagaaatcagggtCCCGGCGCATTGGGGACGTTGTCC GTCTCAACAGTGATGACAGCAACCTCTACCTAACTGCCAGCAAGAAGAAGCCCGCGTGCTGCCCATGA
- the RAB34 gene encoding ras-related protein Rab-34 isoform X2, protein MNILAPVRRDRVLAELPQCLRKEAALHVRKDFHPRVTCACQEHRTGTVGFKISKVIVVGDLSVGKTCLINRFCKDTFDKNYKATIGVDFEMERFEVLGVPFSLQLWDTAGQERFKCIASTYYRGAQAIIIVFNLNDVASLEHTKQWLADALKENDPSSVLLFLVGSKKDLSTPAQYVLMEKDALKVAHEMKAEYWAVSSLTGENVREFFFRVAALTFEANVLAELEKSGSRRIGDVVRLNSDDSNLYLTASKKKPACCP, encoded by the exons ATGAACATCCTGGCGCCAGTGCGGAGGGACCGCGTCCTGGCGGAGCTGCCCCAG TGCCTGAGGAAGGAGGCCGCTTTGCACGTGCGCAAAGACTTCCACCCCCGCGTCACCTGCGCCTGCCAGGAGCACCGGACAGGCACCGTGGG ATTTAAGATCTCCAAGGTCATTGTGGTGGGGGACCTGTCGGTGGGGAAGACTTGTCTCATTAATAG GTTCTGCAAAGACACGTTTGATAAGAACTATAAGGCCACCATTGGAGTGGACTTTGAGATGGAACGATTTGAGGTGCTGGGCGTCCCCTTCAGTTTGCAGCT ctGGGATACCGCTGGACAGGAGAGGTTCAAATGCATTGCATCAACTTACTACCGTGGCGCTCAAG CCATCATCATTGTCTTCAACCTGAATGATGTGGCCTCCCTGGAACATACCAA GCAGTGGCTAGCGGATGCGCTCAAGGAGAATGACCCTTCCAGTGTGCTTCTCTTTCTCGTGGGCTCCAAGAAGGACCTGAGT ACTCCTGCTCAGTACGTGCTGATGGAGAAGGATGCACTCAAGGTGGCCCACGAGATGAAGGCCGAGTACTGGGCAGTCTCCTCTCTTACGG GTGAAAATGTCCGGGAATTCTTCTTCCGTGTGGCGGCACTGACCTTTGAGGCCAACGTGCTGGctgagctggagaaatcagggtCCCGGCGCATTGGGGACGTTGTCC GTCTCAACAGTGATGACAGCAACCTCTACCTAACTGCCAGCAAGAAGAAGCCCGCGTGCTGCCCATGA
- the RAB34 gene encoding ras-related protein Rab-34 isoform X3 produces the protein MNILAPVRRDRVLAELPQCLRKEAALHVRKDFHPRVTCACQEHRTGTVGRFKISKVIVVGDLSVGKTCLINRFCKDTFDKNYKATIGVDFEMERFEVLGVPFSLQLWDTAGQERFKCIASTYYRGAQAIIIVFNLNDVASLEHTKQWLADALKENDPSSVLLFLVGSKKDLSTPAQYVLMEKDALKVAHEMKAEYWAVSSLTAVPIDPRPGTAPEHPSAPCVR, from the exons ATGAACATCCTGGCGCCAGTGCGGAGGGACCGCGTCCTGGCGGAGCTGCCCCAG TGCCTGAGGAAGGAGGCCGCTTTGCACGTGCGCAAAGACTTCCACCCCCGCGTCACCTGCGCCTGCCAGGAGCACCGGACAGGCACCGTGGG CAGATTTAAGATCTCCAAGGTCATTGTGGTGGGGGACCTGTCGGTGGGGAAGACTTGTCTCATTAATAG GTTCTGCAAAGACACGTTTGATAAGAACTATAAGGCCACCATTGGAGTGGACTTTGAGATGGAACGATTTGAGGTGCTGGGCGTCCCCTTCAGTTTGCAGCT ctGGGATACCGCTGGACAGGAGAGGTTCAAATGCATTGCATCAACTTACTACCGTGGCGCTCAAG CCATCATCATTGTCTTCAACCTGAATGATGTGGCCTCCCTGGAACATACCAA GCAGTGGCTAGCGGATGCGCTCAAGGAGAATGACCCTTCCAGTGTGCTTCTCTTTCTCGTGGGCTCCAAGAAGGACCTGAGT ACTCCTGCTCAGTACGTGCTGATGGAGAAGGATGCACTCAAGGTGGCCCACGAGATGAAGGCCGAGTACTGGGCAGTCTCCTCTCTTACGG CTGTGCCCATTGACCCCAGGCCTGGAACTGCTCCTGAGCACCCATCTGCTCCCTGTGTCAGGTGA
- the RPL23A gene encoding 60S ribosomal protein L23a, with the protein MAPKAKKEAPAPPKAEAKAKALKAKKAVLKGVHSHKKKKIRTSPTFRRPKTLRLRRQPKYPRKSAPRRNKLDHYAIIKFPLTTESAMKKIEDNNTLVFIVDVKANKHQIKQAVKKLYDIDVAKVNTLIRPDGEKKAYVRLAPDYDALDVANKIGII; encoded by the exons ATGGCGCCGAAGGCAAAGAAGGAAG cccctgcccctcccaaagCCGAAGCCAAGGCAAAGGCTTTGAAGGCCAAGAAAGCAGTGTTGAAAGGCGTCCACAgtcacaaaaaaaagaagatccgGACGTCACCCACCTTCCGACGGCCCAAAACACTGCGACTCAGAAGGCAGCCCAAATATCCTCGGAAGAGTGCCCCTAGGAGAAACAA GCTTGACCACTATGCCATCATCAAGTTCCCCCTCACCACTGAGTCAGCCatgaagaaaatagaagacaACAACACACTTGTGTTCATTGTGGATGTCAAGGCCAACAAGCACCAGATTAAACAGGCTGTGAAGAAGCTCTATGACATTGATGTGGCTAAGGTCAACACTTTGATCAG GCCTGATGGAGAGAAGAAGGCATATGTTCGACTAGCTCCTGACTATGATGCTTTGGATGTTGCTAACAAA attggGATCATCTAA
- the TLCD1 gene encoding calfacilitin isoform X2 produces the protein MPPMLLPALPLLLGATLTFRALRHALCRLALPAHVRADPLRTWRWHNLLVSFAHSIVSGTWALLCIWQTPEMLVEIETAWSLSGYLLVCFSAGYFIHDTVDIVVSHQSRASWEYLVHHVMAMGAFFSGIFWSRFVGGGVLTLLVEVSNIFLTIRMMMKISNAQDLLLYRVNKYINLVMYLLFRLAPQAYLTYLFLGYAGQRTLGTFLLSILLMLDVMILIYFSRLLRSDFCPEQIPRQKHKDKFLTE, from the exons ATGCCCCCAATGCTGCTCCCCGCCCTGCCGCTGCTCCTGGGCGCCACGCTGACCTTCCGGGCGCTCCGGCACGCGCTCTGTCGCCTGGCCCTACCGGCGCACGTGCGCGCCGACCCCCTGCGCACCTGGCGCTGGCACAACCTGCTCGTCTCCTTCGCCCATTCCATTGTGTCAGGGACCTGGGCGCTGCTGTG TATATGGCAGACCCCGGAGATGCTGGTAGAGATTGAAACAGCATGGTCGCTTTCTGGCTATCTGCTCGTTTGTTTCTCTGCAG GGTATTTCATCCACGACACGGTGGATATCGTGGTTAGTCATCAATCACGGGCTTCTTGGGAATACCTTGTCCATCACGTCATG GCCATGGGTGCCTTCTTTTCAGGCATCTTTTGGAGCAGATTTGTTGGTGGCGGTGTCCTAACCCTGCTGGTGGAGGTCAGCAACATCTTCCTCACGATACGCATGATGATGAAAATCAGTAACGCCCAAGATCTCCTCCTCTATCGGGTCAACAAATACATCAACTTGGTCATGTATCTTCTCTTCCGCCTAGCCCCTCAGGCCTACCTCACCTATCTCTTCCTGGGTTATGCTGGCCAAAGGACCCTGGGAACCTTCCTGCTGAGCATCCTGCTCATGCTGGATGTCATGATCCTCATCTATTTTTCCCGCCTCCTCCGCTCTGACTTCTGCCCTGAGCAGATACCCAGGCAGAAACACAAGGACAAGTTCTTGACCGAGTGA
- the TLCD1 gene encoding calfacilitin isoform X1, translating into MPPMLLPALPLLLGATLTFRALRHALCRLALPAHVRADPLRTWRWHNLLVSFAHSIVSGTWALLCIWQTPEMLVEIETAWSLSGYLLVCFSAGRSCFVLSSWEGQECFLLSPVYDLFPIPRLGYFIHDTVDIVVSHQSRASWEYLVHHVMAMGAFFSGIFWSRFVGGGVLTLLVEVSNIFLTIRMMMKISNAQDLLLYRVNKYINLVMYLLFRLAPQAYLTYLFLGYAGQRTLGTFLLSILLMLDVMILIYFSRLLRSDFCPEQIPRQKHKDKFLTE; encoded by the exons ATGCCCCCAATGCTGCTCCCCGCCCTGCCGCTGCTCCTGGGCGCCACGCTGACCTTCCGGGCGCTCCGGCACGCGCTCTGTCGCCTGGCCCTACCGGCGCACGTGCGCGCCGACCCCCTGCGCACCTGGCGCTGGCACAACCTGCTCGTCTCCTTCGCCCATTCCATTGTGTCAGGGACCTGGGCGCTGCTGTG TATATGGCAGACCCCGGAGATGCTGGTAGAGATTGAAACAGCATGGTCGCTTTCTGGCTATCTGCTCGTTTGTTTCTCTGCAGGTAGGTCTTGCTTCGTATTAAGTAGTTGGGAGGGACAGGAATGTTTCTTGCTCAGTCCCGTTTATGACCTCTTCCCCATCCCTCGGCTAGGGTATTTCATCCACGACACGGTGGATATCGTGGTTAGTCATCAATCACGGGCTTCTTGGGAATACCTTGTCCATCACGTCATG GCCATGGGTGCCTTCTTTTCAGGCATCTTTTGGAGCAGATTTGTTGGTGGCGGTGTCCTAACCCTGCTGGTGGAGGTCAGCAACATCTTCCTCACGATACGCATGATGATGAAAATCAGTAACGCCCAAGATCTCCTCCTCTATCGGGTCAACAAATACATCAACTTGGTCATGTATCTTCTCTTCCGCCTAGCCCCTCAGGCCTACCTCACCTATCTCTTCCTGGGTTATGCTGGCCAAAGGACCCTGGGAACCTTCCTGCTGAGCATCCTGCTCATGCTGGATGTCATGATCCTCATCTATTTTTCCCGCCTCCTCCGCTCTGACTTCTGCCCTGAGCAGATACCCAGGCAGAAACACAAGGACAAGTTCTTGACCGAGTGA